The genomic DNA TTCTTCTATATATTGGGAGCATGGCAAAGAAGTGGTTTTGGAAAAGGAGATAGTATAGCATTGGAGATTACAAAGAATAACGCCGAATGTGATGTAGTTCCAAATTTAAGTTTTGATTCACACCATGCTGGTGAAGTTAGTCAAATCGATGAATCCAATTCGAACACTAAGGTGTTTAAACCTTGTGAAGCTCGTTATACCGATTACACTCCATGTCAAGATCAACGGCGTGCTATGACGTTTCCGAGAGAAAACATGAACTACAGAGAGAGACACTGCCCTCCAGAGGAAGAGAAGTTACATTGTATGATCCCAGCACCAAAAGGGTATGTAACACCTTTTCCATGGCCTAAGAGTAGGGATTATGTCCCTTATGCTAATGCACCTTACAAGAGTCTCACAGTTGAGAAGGCTATTCAGAATTGGATCCAATATGAGGGAAATGTGTTTAGATTCCCTGGTGGTGGAACCCAATTTCCTCAAGGTGCTGATAAATATATTGATCAACTCGCATCTGTTATTCCTATCAATGATGGGACAGTGAGGACAGCACTTGACACCGGTTGTGGGgtatgtttatgtttttatttatctcaAATTCCTGATCAGTTTTGTTAAACCTCATTGGCGCTGTTTGgttaaacagcttaattaattacttatagtataagttatttctataacaaagataaaatattgTCAGAGTGTTTTTCCATATAAGCTATATGTAGCTATCGTTGAGAACTTAAAGAAATAAGCggaaaacaacttatgtatATCATAAactgtttccataagctctcccaaacagtctcacaagtgcttatgccagtagataagctcaaattaGCCACAATCCAAACTGGCTTGTACATATTACTTTGATTATTAGGTTCATTATTTGTATTAAGCAATGTTTGTATTCATATGTCAGGTTGCAAGTTGGGGTGCATATCTTTGGAGCAGAAATGTTGTTGCCATGTCGTTTGCACCGAGGGACTCTCACGAAGCACAAGTACAATTTGCTCTAGAAAGGGGTGTACCTGCTGTTATTGGTGTTTTTGGAACCATAAAGTTGCCATATCCATCAAGAGCCTTCGACATGGCTCATTGTTCTCGCTGTTTGATTCCATGGGGAGCAAATGGTAAGAACATCAAagttaaagcaaacaatgtttTACCATGTAAAAACTATTAGCTGCAAGTAAAGAAGCACGATTTGACATCATATTTTGGTTGTTGATTTGCAGATGGAATGTATATGATGGAAGTTGATAGAGTTCTAAGGCCTGGTGGTTATTGGGTGCTTTCTGGTCCTCCAATCAATTGGAAGGTCAACTACAAACCATGGCAGAGACCAAAGGAGGAACTTGAGGAAGAACAAAGAAAGATTGAAGAGGTTGCTAAGAAACTTTGCTGGGAGAAGAAGTCTGAGAAGGCTGAAATTGCAATTTGGCAAAAGATGACAGACACCGAATCATGTCGTAGCAGACAAGACGACTCCAGTGTAGAATTTTGCGAATCCTCAGATCCCGATGATGTCTGGTATGCATGCTTAGCCCCCTTTTTGctgttatataattaatatttatttattgatgttCCTTTTAGTTCTCTCTATTTGTCATGAGAACATACATGTGTGTGATATAGTTCTAAGTTGTGATTGCGATTAAACTCAAACCTTTATATTGCAGAAAAATGAGATCAATTTTAAAACCATGCATCTCAGCATACGACTAAAAGAATCTGATATTGTCTAGCAATGTATTAGATATTGACActtgttgtattgtatatgtTATTGATATCGTCTCTATTGATTTTTAATTGTATAAATATGAGCAATGTTTAATGTTGTATAGAAATAAGAGGTGTACTGACTTGAAATGCTTTTGTTCTGTGGCTATAGGTATAAGAAATTGAAGGCTTGCGTTACTCCGACTCCTAAAGTTTCTGGTGGCGATCTTAAACCATTTCCAGACAGGCTATATGCGATCCCTCCTAGAGTTTCTAGTGGCTCTATTCCTGGAGTTTCTTCTGAGACATACCAGAATGATAACAAAATGTGGAAAAAGCATGTCAATGCATACAAGAAAATTAATTCACTGTTGGATTCCGGAAGATATCGCAACATTATGGATATGAATGCTGGTTTGGGTAGTTTTGCTGCCGCTATTCATTCATCTAAGTCATGGGTCATGAATGTTGTGCCTACTATAGCTGAGAAAAGTACGCTCGGTGTGATATATGAGCGAGGACTGATTGGCATCTATCATGATTGGTATGGTTTCCTAACTATTCGATCCTATTTTATTCATGTCAGATCTCAATCTTTAACTATTCGatccttttttttcttatatatttttgttgcttttttatCCAGGTGTGAAGGCTTTTCCACATATCCAAGAACATATGATCTCATTCATGCTAATGGCCTCTTCAGTTTGTACCAGGATAAGTAAGTGTTCCTTCGGTCAAATGACTATTTAACTATTCGTCTTGTTTAAGTTTTATAAGCCAGTTCTTTTTCCATAGGCGTAGACAACTAACTTCACCCAGCATTGCAAATTGCAATGGGATCTGTAGTGAGCTTGTTTGTTGAGTCTCCAAACTGTTGCATGGTTAAAAAACACTTTTTACCTGTGCTTGAGTGTGTACATTTCAGTCCCTAAATATGGTcgttataaaaaatatgaaaaattacacTCCCTACACCAGAAGAAACTCGAAATACTCTCCCCTCCcacattttgttaaaatttacacTTCTCTTGATGATAAGTGAATATGCACATTTAAATATAATCAAGATTCTTATGcacattttttcttcaattttcgcTCTTATTATGATTTACATATAGTTTTGAAATCTTACTAGTATCAATTAAAGATAAACTAAAATTTTGAGCATTCTTTCAAAGCCGATAAAATGGATATTTAAATCTTCATTTCATCTTCTAAagtcataaaatcaataataagGTGTTCAAATTTAGATAACAATGATACTGAAAATCAATAATAACAGCTTTTGCATTTGttactctttttttgttttgtttaattaagAAGCATTCAATTGTGTCTTGATTTTGCATGCCATTAGCAGAAAACTTGTTTTTAGTTTTGTGAGTTCTCCTTTATAGTTGTGTTCCTGTGACTCAAGCATGTCTATGATGTAATTGAACGCAGATGCAATACAGAAGACATTCTTCTCGAGATGGATCGGATATTGCGACCAGAAGGCGCTGTCATAATCCGTGACGAAGTCGATGTGTTAATTAAGGTAAAGAAGTTAATCGGAGGAATGAGATGGAATATGAAATTGGTTGATCATGAAGATGGTCCTCTTGTTCCCGAGAAAGTACTAATTGCTGTCAAACAGTATTGGGTTACTGATGGAAACTCCACATCAACACAATAATCAGTGAAAAACAAGTTGAAGAAATTGCACTCCTAGCCTTAAGCTGCTACTACTTTTCTATATACAAACAATAGTCACAGAGTTCATATGGTTTGATTCATTATCACAACTGTGGTAGAGTGAGGGGTTCACATAACTTGCTCCAAGTTTATGTTACAAATCAGTTTTGGtgttaaattaattaacaatttaGAATGTTGCATTCAAGAATAGAAACACCCCTCTCTATGTGCCACTATTTTCCctaatagtttatttatttaaattaaatgttttgctttgtaccaaaagaaaaaaagtagttATATTTCTGAATTTTAAGTTGTAACCAatccttttgttaattgttttgatgataataactTTTCAGCATTTTTGTAAACCCTAGGTTGCTATTCTtcatttacttattttaaacaaattccTTCCATGCTTGCAATTTACCAGGATTGTTCAGTGATTCAGCTTTGCCTTATTTCAGTTGTGTTAAAAGAGTAAATTATAAGACTACTTTTGAAAGAAGTTTAGGGCGTGTttaattttcatcaacattttctaTTGTCATTTTCTTGACATGAGTTCTGAAAACTATTTTGTAACAAACATCTACAAGTAGAAATAATACAACCAAACTCACTAATACCATTTACATCACAATTAATACAATCAACAACTCTTTTAGAATCCAGTGCAAAGTCAACATTGTCGAATTGAAGGTTTGACACCCATTGCAGCGCTGTGTGTAGACCAACGGCTTCCCCCAGATCAACATCACACAGTGGAGCAAACCAATCCGTTTTGGCCAGCACAAATTCCCTGACATCATTCCTAATGCACATTCCCAAGCAATCCATGTTTAGCGACGAAGAAAAAGACGCATCAATGTTACATTTATACCTGCCAGCTGCCggcttttttcatttttcctccTCCGGCCATATAGATGTTTGTCGTGTTATAGTTGTTATTCCTTCGCTTCGGGGTCTGGTAATTTGAGCTACTTTCCAATCATCCAATAAATAAGTTGCACGCTGAACAACTTGGGAGCTTTGTTCACTCTGTTGTTGTCAAAGTTTCAAATCACGACTTTTCCCAGAGACTCCACATAATCTTCATAAACAACTCGCTTTGACCTGGAGAATTATCTTTGTTAGTCACTACTCTCTAGAAGATTTACAGATTGATACAGTTTAGATCAAACTTTAACTTTTGCCTTTTCACTTTGTGAGGTTTCGAAAGAACTAATCTGCTTACGATCAGCAGAggtagatgatgatgattcgtTTTATGGTATTGCGTTGATATAGATTGTGAATATTAGATCAACTAAAACTATGGCAAAAGCttgatttcaaattttatgATTCGTTGGACTTGCTTCTCTTGCAATAAATAGTTCTGCAAGTACAAGTACCACAAGACTCTTAGCTCATGCATTATTTGATATGTATCTCTATTGATTAATGTTCTCTTGCTTTCTTCTCTATTGATTAACTTGTTTTTAACTTAACAGACAGTAAAGCTTCATTTGCTCCTAGATGATCATTCAAAAAATGGGGTGACACTGACATCAGATACCTCAATCTAACCATAACAAAGTTACAAAATAGAATCTCACTATTTCTTCTGTGTAGAGTATAGTGAATCTATTCAGTTATCCGATAAAATACATCACCCACTTTACGGATGATTGCTTGCGACTCACTCAACTCCTTACTTATAGACTAGACATAACACGTTCTGGATCACTGCAATAGGATGTCCTTGCTTCTCATGAAAAACCTATTGCAGCGATCCAGAACATGTTATGTCTAGTCTTTTGAACTATGGTGCAATTGTGTCAGAACTGCAAAGTATACGTTACTTAGTCATGACTCATGACCCTCCCCAAATTCTTCCTTGACCAATTCAGAAAAGGTTGCCAATTTTTACTTCTTCGTATCTGCAGTTTTACTACTTGTTGTGGTAAACAGATCTGGTGTTCTAATCATTATTTCAGCATCAGCTAGTAAACAGGTATGGTGTTCTCTTTAGTCTTATGCAAATTGAGTGTGTTAATAAACTagtaattttatatatatatatacaagacTTTTAGTGATAATGTTTTATGATTTAATCaggatatagaaatgaataactGCAAAGTAAAAGTACATGAATGAGAGTGGGTGATGTTTTTTACTATTCAAAAGTAGAAACCAGTTAAATTTATCaaccaagtcccacatcgaaaactgactctttttttttaacagttaTAAACCCTTTTCATACCATAATTTGCATCTTGGGGTATTAGGCTGAATGAGGCATGTGGGtttttaaaccctaaaccttTCCCCCCTCTATTAACGAGGTGGATCTTTATTTGGGGGTGTTTTTCCAGTGTTTTCCCCTTTGTGGTTAAAAATTTTAAACACTGATGCCTTGCACATGCTGAATTCATGATGAGCCATTGGAAGGGGTTTGCAGGTGTGAACTTGCCTACATCACTCCCTCATAGGATGATGACTTGTGGTTCACTATATTCCTCACCTCTCCCCATACCCCACCaccattttttacaattttactcctcattttatttacaatttctttttgggttaatagtgttttatcctgtaatataagtcattttcgttttccttaaaatatttttttaaaatttttatggttttagactttcatggaaaatttcaccccctttaatttgagcaaaattaggtttacccccttgtaatttgagaaaattttggtttaccccctgttaatttgagcaaatttcggtttacccctgccatatcttcgattttgtacaatcaaaattcatgaaggtccaaaaccaaaaatcttcaaattacaaggacgaaatccaaaaaaatattttatagatgTAAAACTGGAAATGACCAAACGGAGGGGTAATACATTATTAAccctttcttttttgttttattggtACAATCTTTTATTTGTTCTTCAATTTGATTTGACAATCTTCAAAGATAATATTTCATAATATCATGTTGTGGAATCTAGTGAAATGAGATGAattttctcctaaaaaaaatctcaagttGTGGAATGGCATACGGAATTTATTTAGTTAATATAggtttttgaatttgaatattttgttctttttccttcgttgtttttgagtaaaaaaatattttatcaaaacgTTATCATCATAGTttttaaatgtattaaaaaataattctttgTCACGTGAACTTATCTCATTTGACAGAGATATTGTATATTAAAAAGGGACGCTTTTATCTCCGGCAACTCTGAACACATACCCGGACTCAACCCATACTTTGTTTGTATCAATACATGAAACTTGACCTGTAGTGATAACCAAAATCCGTCACTATTGAGCTAATTTCCATAGCTAAATGTTTACGTCTGTTGCCAAATTGTTATCGGTGTATGTTTTTCACATTTACCTATGGTTCTGTAGGTAATTCTAAGgaaactattttaaaaacattgcttaaatatgaaaatgatcCTTGTAAATATATgacgttttggttttaatccctataaaaatattttttttggttttagtccctgcaaatatagaatatttggtttgggtccttggtattttgttttaatccttgtaaaatcatttcatattgaaattggtccctataatattcattttagtcctcattttgagggactaaaatcaaatattctacatattacaaggaccaaattcaatatgaatcaattttacaaggactaaaacaaaataccaaggaccaaaaccaaattttttatattgcagggactaaaacaaaaaaaaaattacagggactaaaactaaaatgtcagatatttgcagggacaattttcatatttaaacataaaaacattAAGGACCTCTACATACGGTCGTGGGCTgtcaccaaaacttataatttattttttttatatattttctattctattattaaattctaaaaatgaataattcattaattaccactaaaattattataatcaatatcgttggaatttgaaattgattaatataatcaatttttaaataaattattgaattgACTTAACTAGAATAATTATTCCTAACTTTGAACTATTATACCGTTCACCCAAACCAATACTAAATACTCACATAAATACTTAATACTCACTcgcaaaaatcaaaatctatatataCTACGTTGCTCATTTAATTTATGgtaacaaaatttgaatcattatttataatattccctccgtcctaaattgtatgtcactttagaaaaaatatttgacccaaattgtatgtcactttacaataccaatgaaacattaatgttatttttcctattttaaccttaactatttattactctatcttctttcaagtcttttatttatctttcccatattatttattaaggacaattttgtaaaacaactcataatatctcttttccatacaatattaattacatttcttaatatgtgtgaaatgtccaaaacgtcatacaatttgggacggagggagtagcttATTAGATAAAATGGCATACTATcaagttacaacttacaatcacttcatacctaaaaaaaacttacaatcaCTTCTacaataggtcataaaaaaattagatttcaaCTTCTAATTATGGATCTTCAGCAAATCTCACTTGGAGAAGCTATGCTCGTCAATGATCCTGCATAACCTGCACTTCACTTTATCAATATTTGTGATCAACACATAatgaacaatatatataaaaatagaaatgcACTCAAATCGTCTATCTAATTGTTAACCAGCGTTATTCATTAACGAAGTTATCTTCGACAATAGCAGGTGCACCAAAACTATTACCAACATCAATAAAAGTTGGAAGTCCACCGGTTGTCAAGTCTTGTCAATAAGCTAGTAAAATAATCTTATAAGCCCGTGAGAAAGAATTGTTACCAACAAGATCAACGATGTATGATTCAATGACTTTATGATATGTTACACTGAGCGGGAGATATTCAAGTCACTTGATGATGTTAATATTATTCGAACATTATTCACCACAAAGAGGTCTCGGAAAGAGAATTTACCTCatgattttatttagcacactattgaccGGTTAtgtttcatctctcttatttcaaattgtacttttgttgacaaattGATGTGCCTATTTTATTTCgatttatgactatttatatattatatcacatgtgaatttgtGGTTACATTTTACCCAAACTCTATAAAATTtatggctccgccactgataCTACATGTAGGGGTCGGGTTCGAACATCAGAAACCCCACTTTTCCACATTTAAAATCTCTCAGATAAGTGAGTTCAACTGTGATTTCCCTTAAGCTAAAAACGATTACGTTGAAGAACAAACTTTGTTCTCACCTATTGGTACATACCCTCCAACATGTGTTAAAGTTTggagtttgttttttgttagcTATCAAACGATTATTTCCACTTAATAGACTATTTCTAACACTAATGTAACTTTCATGATGAACCTATGTGTATTTGAGAAAGACTCGGTTGTTTagtatttaacaatttttttcattcagCTAACCTTCATTTGGCTAAGTGGGATTTGTGTGTTTCGGTTCTTAACCGAGCTTATTTATTTTCACGAtaatgttaactagtgtcttTAGGATATTGGttaaagtattaaaaataaaataagcaattttgcaataaaaagttgtgtaattatTACCAAGAGAAAAGTaaaaacttgtatttttaaaacaaaatttctacTAATGAATTCCTTAACCATTATTCTTAGGACACTGGTTAGCATAAcccttatttttaattataaacaaaaagtgTAGTATTTAAGTAGAGtagacttgtaaaaaaaaactagagtAGAGTGAAAACAAGTTAGACTTAAATTAGAAACATATACTATATTATATTGAAGGAGGTTCTGCTTCCATTCTAGGACAAAGATcgtatcatttttgttttgtcgGCTTCCAACAAAATTGTACCTAGTAGAATGTTTCTCTCTAGTAATTGCTACCCCTCTCATGAAGGAGACAACTCATATGGGTTTCCAACATCATAGAATTATTAATTTTAGCATCTAAACTTGCCATCCATATTATATTACTCACCAAATAGAGAAATCTTAGTTAGACAaacattttgtttgtttgtccagcaaagtatttatttatataccaatacaattttgtttttttattaatttttttcttttttctcaaatcaaatgaataattataatagtattt from Medicago truncatula cultivar Jemalong A17 chromosome 8, MtrunA17r5.0-ANR, whole genome shotgun sequence includes the following:
- the LOC11410435 gene encoding probable methyltransferase PMT2, whose product is MAKPSAADNRTRSSVQIFIVVGLCCFFYILGAWQRSGFGKGDSIALEITKNNAECDVVPNLSFDSHHAGEVSQIDESNSNTKVFKPCEARYTDYTPCQDQRRAMTFPRENMNYRERHCPPEEEKLHCMIPAPKGYVTPFPWPKSRDYVPYANAPYKSLTVEKAIQNWIQYEGNVFRFPGGGTQFPQGADKYIDQLASVIPINDGTVRTALDTGCGVASWGAYLWSRNVVAMSFAPRDSHEAQVQFALERGVPAVIGVFGTIKLPYPSRAFDMAHCSRCLIPWGANDGMYMMEVDRVLRPGGYWVLSGPPINWKVNYKPWQRPKEELEEEQRKIEEVAKKLCWEKKSEKAEIAIWQKMTDTESCRSRQDDSSVEFCESSDPDDVWYKKLKACVTPTPKVSGGDLKPFPDRLYAIPPRVSSGSIPGVSSETYQNDNKMWKKHVNAYKKINSLLDSGRYRNIMDMNAGLGSFAAAIHSSKSWVMNVVPTIAEKSTLGVIYERGLIGIYHDWCEGFSTYPRTYDLIHANGLFSLYQDKCNTEDILLEMDRILRPEGAVIIRDEVDVLIKVKKLIGGMRWNMKLVDHEDGPLVPEKVLIAVKQYWVTDGNSTSTQ